Within Anopheles ziemanni chromosome 2, idAnoZiCoDA_A2_x.2, whole genome shotgun sequence, the genomic segment CTCCTTAATAACAGCTGAAAACAAGCAGCGACGAGGAAGCAGATGTAGAGAAAAATGAATCGTCCAACACAAAGGAAGAATTACAGGATATGCAGGAGTTATCCAATTTGGAAGCGTGGCAAGAAACGGAAGCCTTGTCCAATCAGCTTCCAGATGGACAAACATCCCCTTCGCCATCAACATCTTACGGTCAGCGGAGTGGTGTTGATGTAAAGGACAAGCCAAGCCTAGAACAAAGCCAACAAAATACGGCAGTTAATAACAAGGATAATATGAAAAGATCGCTTGTCGAAGAAATAAGCAACGAAGAATACCACCTGCTAACAGCTAGGAAAGattcgaacgaaaaacatcagAACGACTCGACAGCAACCATAAACGAGATGACATTAGAAAAGAAGGCTTTGGAGGCAGTTGCAAACAAGCCAGATAAAGAAGAACTCTCCGGCGCAAGCGAGAACATGGTAAAGACATTTGGAGATGATATAAGAGAAGGTGAAAATTGCCCCATAAACGAGATTGAATCactaaaagaagaaaaccccgGTACACCTCTGGCGCGAAAAGAATCTGAAGCCGATCTTAAGACGGAGGATCAACTCGTAGTAACAACACAAGAGTCATTGAATACGTTGcagattgaaaatgaaaaagaaagtaaaatagCTTCGGccgaaaaagaggaaacacTTAACGTCGTAATACATTCGAAGGAAATTTCCATCACCATGCAACCGTCGTGCAGCGACGGGAAGGAGATTCCTCGAACTTCCAAGGATGATGAAGTATGCGAGAGAGAGCGGAAGCCTTCCGTCGCCTCCGTCGATTACGTCACCGGGTCGGATTCCAATTCGGATCCCACACTCGTCACGGATTGTGACAGCTGCATTCGCAACAGCAGCGTGGCGTATAGCTCCCGATCGGACACCTCCGACAGCGAGGACATGTTCGACAAGATTGTCCCCAGGAAGCACCGCAAGTTGGCGTCCCTTGTACGCACCGACCCGTCGTCGACTGGCAGCAGCTCGGAGTCGGATGATGAAACGGGGGCACTCGGTAGCAAGCTGGATCGGCAGAATACGATCACCGAGTTCATCGACGAGTACAAACGGTTCTTCCGCTCGGTGGACACGCGTGACCCGAAGTGTGTCGTGAAGAACCGGCATAAGCTGGTGCGTCCTCAGACGGCTAAATCGCAGCGGACGGAACCGCTCATCTACGACGGCGTTCTGAAGTCGATGGAGCGCCAGTCGAACGCGAGTAAAATTGAACAAGTACGCCAGGAACGGGCGGAGGCCTGCGCGAGCATGGCCAAGGAGAGCGTCTTCGAGCGACTGCTGAAGGGTCACGCAGCAGTCGATATGGACATCGAGAGTCCGACGATTTCGATCGGGGGTAAGCCGCACAACCTAAACGAGTACCGTTTGGACGTTTTCCGCGAAGGTCCGGCCAAGCTGCAGACACTGATCGATCGCGTTACGGCGCACAAGGATCGGTACAATGCACAAATCGACAGCATCCACGTCCAGCTGGCGAACATTATGGACGACTACGGGCAAATCAGTGAGAAGCTGAAGAGGGTCGACAACATGATACAGACCATTGAGGAGGAAGTGGACAGAGATGATGAGGACGAATTCAACGACGCGTTGGATAAAATCCCACAGCAAAGCACCACCGAGCGGATCGTCGAAGCCGTAGCGGTCGGTACCGGAAACGATCAACCCATGTCGTCCGGGGAATCAAGTGGGGCTTCATTTGATCCTGCACTATTTGAACACGACGAGCAAGGTGATGAGAATGAACCCGGTTCTCGCATTGAAATTGAAGAAGGAATCTTCGTCGCCGCTCCGCAGAGAAAATCCATCCCGGACGAGTTCCATGGCGATCCGGTGTACCGCAAGTTTATCGACATTCAGCACGAAATAGACAAGCTGACGGCGGACGAAATATTCCATGTACTTTCTGAGGCCGCCCGGGAGCTGCACGGCGATGACGAGCAGGAAACTAGGCTGCTGCACGACGCCGTGGACGAGTATTGGGCGCGGTACGACGATGTCGAGGCATTCCGTCGCTGTCTCAACCTGAATGCGCATCCGATCATCCAACGGTTCAAGCGGTTCATCGAGTGTCAGTGTGAAACCGACACGGATTCGGAGGATCGCGAGCACGTCCGGAAGCTGGAGCAAGCGTACCAGCGATACGAGAGGCGCCTGTCGAACCATCTGTTCGATGAGTATCTCATCATGAGCCGGAAGGTGAGCATCGCGACCACCACCGGTGGGGAATCGAGTGCGGCGGAGCTGGAGATTATCGAAATCGAACCAGACGCTGGAGAGGTAGCAGGTGTTTCAGGGGTAAGGCGAAGCAATGCATGGGATTTTAAAGAACCTGGTGAAACCCCGGCAGCCACTGAAGAGTCCCCCGTTCTAATGAAATCGGATGCGGACAAAACGGCACCAAAGATCGACGAGCTAGAAGATGAGGAGTCGAAGCCGGAACAGGAAGATTTATTCAACGAAGATTCACAACGTACTCAAGTCaaggtggaaaaggaaatttcaTCCTAAACGAACAATAACCGGTAGTGAGCACTTGGAACCAGTTTTTTATATCGGCACCGTTTTTAAATGAGACATTTCTGCGTACTTTGTGCACCATTTttagaaagaataaaacaactgCACGTAGATAAAAACTGTTCTACTGTTTATTATCACTGGTTCTATTAATCGAACATTGGATTTTCGCGTACAAACTACTTCCCTTGGGGTCGGTAAAGATACTGGAGTATCCGTGGGATGCTCAGTCCTTCTGGTTGTAGTAACCCCTGGCCGAGGATTCCTCCAGCAGTGTGACGAGGGAGTCGAGCGTTTCCTCACCCGTCGGCACAATCTGATCCGGTGGCAGCACGAACCCGTTCCAGGCACCGGAGTCCGGTCGCAGCTCGTAGGTGTAGGCGATTTTCACATCCTGTACACCGTAGCTCCAGTCCACGCTGGAACCGCTAGCCGGATAGATCGCGTCGTAGACATTGCCGTACTCGTACTCGGTGCCGTACCGTTTTGCCAGCGACTTCACCGTCGCCTCAGCGATCTCGTTCAAATCCTGATGGTTCGGCGAGTGTTCTCCGGTGTGACCGTAGGGGAAGAGAAGCAGCTGCGAGTACGAGTGGAACGCAATGTACGCGCCAAGCTTGCCCTTGAGCGAGTTGACGAACGAGGACAGCGACTTCATCTCGACCTCCGAGAACGCCTTCGGTCCAGCGTACGTATCCGCGCAGGCATTGCTGCTGGTGCCCTGCTCGGCCCAGTGGAAGTCCCAGTTCCGGTTGGGGTCAGCACCGAAGCAGAACGCTCCGTACTGCTTGCGCGTCTTGCGCCACAGTCGGTTCACCTTGAACGTGTACTCGTACCCGTCGGGGTTCACGTTCGGGAACACGTACCAGTCGAACTTTTCGGCCACGGCGCGCACCTGCGGGTTCTGGCTGGTGAGCAGCTCGTTCAGGATGTACGTGACCGTGGCGGGCGAGATCCATTCCCGCGCGTGTATTCCACCCTCGAGGAACACTCCCGGCCGTCCCTCGCCGTACGACACCTTTACACCCTTGAGCGTGCGGTTCTGATGGGAGCGACCCGCGTCCAACAGCTGCACCTCCCGGTGCTCCTTGGCCAGCTTGTCCAGCCAGGCATGAATCTCCTCCAGCGTGTGGTAGTCCGTCCAGTCGAACACTCCCTTGGCGCGCTTGTTCATCAGCCGGCTCCGCTCGACGTCAAACGATCGCTGCACGTTCTCATCGAGCACCGTGTGCGGGATGTAGTCGGCTTCGAGTGCCTCGGTGAAGTCGGCCAGCTTGTGCGGTGCCACAATGATGTCGAATCGGTCGCCCACCTTCCGCGCCGTCTCGAGGAATATCAGACTGTCGCTCGCCCTAGCCATGGACGCGATCGCTTCGAACTGTTCCTCGCTCTGGGGTGTCACCAGATAGAGCCGGTAGTTATCGTAGCGCGCTACTTCCGCCGCTTCGATCGCGACGGCCCCGAAGGCCAACGCCACCGCCAGAACCGTTCCGAAGTAGGCCACGTTCCGCTGCATgttcgttcgctcgctcgctccaCTCGACTGTACCGGCATGTTCCCGATGGAGTAGCCTTTTTATACCGGGGATCCCATGCGGGTGTACATGCCGGGCCTCAAGCGATGTCTTCCTCCGCACCTGTACATTGAAGGATGTAACCCCTCGCACCGCGGCTGACGGTAATCGAGATACGGATCCGGTACGGTGAAGTGTGTCCGACCCCCTCTCTTTCGTTATCGAGCCTTTTGGCACAGCGTGAGCGTTTGCCACGAATGCTAAAACAGCCTTTCTTAAGCCTCCAGAAGTAGCGACACTCTTGAACATTATCGCAGCTTAACTAGCGCACGCCCAGACCGATTTCCGTAAGCCGGCTCACGCATCCGAACTCAGGCGAAATGCACTGTCGATAAAGATTACACCTTGTCGATCGACGTCGGCTGCCGCGACCGATTAGGGAACGCACTGTTGCGGGTCTCCCATGGTCGATTGGGCGTCCCATGGCGCCACCAGCATTATTCTCAACCGGAGGGATGCTAATTGCCGAGAACGCAAATTTATTCCACGCAATTaacgcaaataaaaatcaacatcAAACCCGAGTGGTTATCGCACCAAAGGACGTCCCgagtgcacacacacacacacatatacacacactgGTGGTTAACGGAACACTTGACGGGTGAAAAACACACTTGAACTGGTGGCTATAAATACTGCACACTTACCAGTGGAGCATCACATCCGCCGGCGTGGAGTTCTTCAGCAAAACGTGCTTAGTTGTAGGGAAAAAAGGAGGTACGGTTTTTTTCTATACCACGCTaatcttttcaagtacttcggCATTATCTGAAGAATGCCATCGAATGTCTGGGTAAATATGTTCACTGTCCCCACCTCCCAATGGGGACGGTTGACGGAATGTTGACCCATTACAGATTATCATGGCTaccggtgggtggaaaattggacGGTGAACCGTTGACTAGCTCTTTTTGCATTTAGAGACATTGATCTGTAAGTGCTAGATCGATTCTATCCATATACTgaactgttttaaaacatcaGCGATATGGTAGTCTGTTTTTCTACAATTTGCAGCACACCAACATGCCaaacaacatattttctaACACGGATGAGAGTTGACACGTTTCATGGTATCGAAACAATATAGCAGTTTGCATACAACCACAACGATTTCTATCTAAATCTCTGTAAAGACCCACATTTGTCATACAAAAATTTACCAAACATGTCACAGAAGTGTGAATTATTATATAGAGACCTAATATTAACAAGCTTTCATATAAaccggttttgttttcattagcctcacggccacgagagacgaaaaactttttcggcactcactttttcgcgactgtgagtgccgaaaaagtttttcaaaatctgtGGATGGACCACGAAAATGGTAGcgaaaaaagggtgaaaatgttttgacagCTCAAATCTAAGCAAACTGTTCTGCCGTGGTGCGTATTATCACCGAGTCTAGCAATTATTGAACGTTTATTTGATATATTAATTaaagaattatcaatttcatccAAAATCTTCTGATAAAAGACAGTGTTGTGAGTGCCCTACGATAAAGAGCCCGGCCATGGTGAACTTCGTGAAAACGGtgttgaagcgaaaaaaaaccggtttttttcgggtgaaaaataattttcgcctctcgtggccgTGAGGCTATTCAAAAATTATATGAAAAAACACGTcagtaatttttttgttttgcttgcctTTCATCTTAAGGATtgtttttgcttattttaGTCTTAGGCAGCCCAGATTTCACTGCCACAACAAAACCGTACTTTCAACACCAAAAAAGCTGGAACAGCGAAAACAGAGGCTTACTCCAAAAATGGAGCACCAAACTTTTGAAGAATGTTAGGTCAAAGAGAGCGTTGGAGTTCCAAACAGATCTGATTGGTGACAAACAGATTTGCCAATTCGAAGGAGAAAGTGGTAGCACCAGCTTTGATAGGTCAATAGTGTAGTTAAATAAAATGTCAATCTTAGTGCATTGTAGGTGGTCAACCAGCATGGACATAACGTAGAATCGTAGGGAAATCGTTTCCATCCAACCAAAACTGAACATCTTTCAAAAACTCATATGAAGAATGAATTTTTTGGATCTTTCAAAATCCCATGTGCTTGAAAAAATGCATAATTCGTACTCTAAATGTTATAAATTCATACTTATATCGCATGACGCGATTTAAAAACCAGTTGCTTTCGCAAGCATCAGCACGTGGTAGATAGTGTCGATGACTTGAATCGTCTTCATGGTCaagcaaatggaaaatatttctatgctgaaaaaatgttaaataacTTCAAAAAACGTGCACATGAGTTGTGAATCTTTTTTTCAACTGCCTGTTaagttattttatgtttaaaacatacacacatatcATTCCGGAAAAGAATACTATCTCAAGATTGTTGGAGCCATTAAAACGGGAAAGACTACTATAACCATGGGTTCCtcctctgtacgagaggacttgACTAATCACACatacaaagggaaaaagtctagtaAAGATTATGGGGGAGGGGAATACCATGACAAGATTGTGATTAAAGCAATACCAGATGTGTTCAATGAgacaggaaaaaaataaatatac encodes:
- the LOC131293244 gene encoding dynein axonemal assembly factor 1 homolog, which encodes MVREEVENDFGPKKMTKKTIQASCRKNKLYLTPHLNEVLYLHYSGYNEIDCLEEYVGLKCLWLECNAISSISGLKHQPLLRCLYLHNNLIKKIENLEHCKQLDTLNLSHNHITKVENCGIDILPVLNTLNLSHNYLKSIESVEDLRKCDFVSVLDISHNRIEDIAIVKVLGAMKGLRVLTLTGNPVVNEIPSYRKTLILECKTLTYLDSRPVFDKDRACAEAWKRGGYQEELKEHQRWKKEEQRKMRRNINATLRLRHRGDGEPELLKTSSDEEADVEKNESSNTKEELQDMQELSNLEAWQETEALSNQLPDGQTSPSPSTSYGQRSGVDVKDKPSLEQSQQNTAVNNKDNMKRSLVEEISNEEYHLLTARKDSNEKHQNDSTATINEMTLEKKALEAVANKPDKEELSGASENMVKTFGDDIREGENCPINEIESLKEENPGTPLARKESEADLKTEDQLVVTTQESLNTLQIENEKESKIASAEKEETLNVVIHSKEISITMQPSCSDGKEIPRTSKDDEVCERERKPSVASVDYVTGSDSNSDPTLVTDCDSCIRNSSVAYSSRSDTSDSEDMFDKIVPRKHRKLASLVRTDPSSTGSSSESDDETGALGSKLDRQNTITEFIDEYKRFFRSVDTRDPKCVVKNRHKLVRPQTAKSQRTEPLIYDGVLKSMERQSNASKIEQVRQERAEACASMAKESVFERLLKGHAAVDMDIESPTISIGGKPHNLNEYRLDVFREGPAKLQTLIDRVTAHKDRYNAQIDSIHVQLANIMDDYGQISEKLKRVDNMIQTIEEEVDRDDEDEFNDALDKIPQQSTTERIVEAVAVGTGNDQPMSSGESSGASFDPALFEHDEQGDENEPGSRIEIEEGIFVAAPQRKSIPDEFHGDPVYRKFIDIQHEIDKLTADEIFHVLSEAARELHGDDEQETRLLHDAVDEYWARYDDVEAFRRCLNLNAHPIIQRFKRFIECQCETDTDSEDREHVRKLEQAYQRYERRLSNHLFDEYLIMSRKVSIATTTGGESSAAELEIIEIEPDAGEVAGVSGVRRSNAWDFKEPGETPAATEESPVLMKSDADKTAPKIDELEDEESKPEQEDLFNEDSQRTQVKVEKEISS
- the LOC131293245 gene encoding zinc carboxypeptidase A 1-like, with the translated sequence MPVQSSGASERTNMQRNVAYFGTVLAVALAFGAVAIEAAEVARYDNYRLYLVTPQSEEQFEAIASMARASDSLIFLETARKVGDRFDIIVAPHKLADFTEALEADYIPHTVLDENVQRSFDVERSRLMNKRAKGVFDWTDYHTLEEIHAWLDKLAKEHREVQLLDAGRSHQNRTLKGVKVSYGEGRPGVFLEGGIHAREWISPATVTYILNELLTSQNPQVRAVAEKFDWYVFPNVNPDGYEYTFKVNRLWRKTRKQYGAFCFGADPNRNWDFHWAEQGTSSNACADTYAGPKAFSEVEMKSLSSFVNSLKGKLGAYIAFHSYSQLLLFPYGHTGEHSPNHQDLNEIAEATVKSLAKRYGTEYEYGNVYDAIYPASGSSVDWSYGVQDVKIAYTYELRPDSGAWNGFVLPPDQIVPTGEETLDSLVTLLEESSARGYYNQKD